One window of Atribacter laminatus genomic DNA carries:
- a CDS encoding GH36-type glycosyl hydrolase domain-containing protein: MRYGYFDDQNKEYVIERPDTPQPWINYLGEGSYFGIISNTAGGYSFYRDARLRRILRYRYNNIPQDEGGRYLYIRFPDGDFFSPTWQPVRKKLDFYRCRHGLGYTIISSRYREIECEITYFVPPREEMEIWSVKLTNRGKELLELDVFSFIEFCLWNALDDSTNFQRNLNIGEVEVEEGVIYHITEYRERRDHYAFFGAVGNIVGFETDRESFLGPYGSLDSPIAVREGKTSNSIACGWAPVGVHQIKVTLPSQHEERIQFLLGYKENLTQHKFIVERRVNKEGIPSLLQRFNDQNEVVRALEKLKTYWNNILSRFQVQTPNSHFNRMINVWNQYQCMITFNLSRSASYFESGISRGIGFRDSNQDLMGFVHLIPDKARERLLDLSSTQFQLGGAYHQYQPLTRQGNDEIGAGFNDDPLWLVLAAASYLKETGDFTILNEMVPFAGGGNPATFYQHLLRSLEYTLHNLGPHGLPLIGQADWNDCLNLNLITENEGKVAESILIGEMFVAAGEELAHIAEIIEKNDDASRFRKEVRTMVDRINQWGWDGEWYLRAYDDRGLPVGSKQNQEGKIFLETQPWAIMCGLADTERGKAAMDSVEKYLATPHGIILQKPAFTQFSLHLGECTSYPPGLKENAGIFCHPNPWAIIAECILKRAEKAWNYWLTISPSSREEISEIHRQEPYVYAQMIAGPDHPRFGEAKNSWLTGTASWALVSATQWILGIRPDYQGLIIDPCIPADWQDFRVQRWFRGVLYTIVVERKPNEKYELKVDGNLLSGKTIPVFSPGSEHRVEVTLGED, encoded by the coding sequence TTGCGTTATGGATATTTTGACGATCAAAATAAAGAGTATGTTATCGAACGTCCGGATACCCCTCAGCCTTGGATTAATTATCTGGGGGAAGGATCATATTTCGGTATAATTTCCAATACCGCCGGTGGATACAGTTTTTATCGAGATGCTCGTCTTCGCCGGATCCTACGATACCGCTATAACAACATTCCTCAAGATGAAGGAGGTCGTTATCTATATATCCGTTTCCCTGACGGGGATTTCTTCTCTCCTACCTGGCAACCAGTGAGAAAAAAGTTGGATTTTTACCGTTGTCGGCATGGATTGGGTTACACTATCATTTCTTCTCGTTACCGAGAAATCGAATGTGAAATCACCTATTTTGTTCCACCTCGAGAAGAAATGGAAATTTGGTCGGTTAAACTTACTAATCGGGGAAAGGAATTGCTTGAGCTGGATGTTTTTTCCTTTATTGAATTCTGTTTGTGGAATGCTCTGGATGATTCCACCAACTTTCAACGCAACCTCAATATTGGAGAAGTTGAGGTTGAAGAAGGAGTAATTTACCATATTACTGAATATCGAGAAAGACGAGACCATTATGCTTTTTTTGGTGCGGTGGGAAATATTGTAGGTTTTGAGACCGATCGAGAGAGCTTTCTTGGTCCGTACGGCTCTTTGGATTCACCTATAGCAGTGAGAGAAGGAAAAACCTCCAACTCAATTGCCTGTGGTTGGGCGCCTGTTGGAGTTCATCAGATAAAGGTAACCCTTCCCTCTCAACATGAGGAACGTATTCAATTTCTATTGGGGTACAAGGAAAACCTAACACAGCATAAATTTATTGTCGAGAGACGGGTGAATAAGGAGGGGATCCCGTCTCTTTTGCAACGCTTTAATGATCAAAACGAGGTCGTTCGGGCTTTAGAAAAGCTTAAAACTTACTGGAATAATATTCTTAGTCGTTTTCAGGTTCAAACTCCTAATTCCCATTTTAATCGAATGATCAATGTTTGGAACCAATACCAATGCATGATTACTTTCAATTTATCACGCTCGGCTTCATACTTTGAATCAGGAATTAGCCGGGGAATAGGATTTCGAGACAGCAATCAAGACCTAATGGGATTTGTCCATCTTATACCTGATAAGGCTAGAGAACGTTTGCTGGATTTGTCATCGACTCAATTTCAATTAGGAGGTGCCTATCACCAATACCAACCACTTACCCGACAGGGGAATGATGAAATTGGAGCCGGTTTTAACGATGACCCTCTTTGGTTAGTCTTGGCTGCCGCTAGCTATCTTAAAGAAACTGGTGATTTCACAATTCTAAACGAAATGGTGCCCTTTGCTGGTGGTGGAAATCCTGCGACATTTTATCAACATTTACTCCGTTCTCTGGAATATACTCTTCACAACCTTGGACCTCATGGTTTACCCTTGATCGGGCAGGCTGACTGGAATGATTGTCTGAATTTAAACTTGATTACCGAAAATGAAGGAAAAGTTGCTGAATCAATTCTCATTGGAGAGATGTTTGTTGCAGCAGGTGAAGAGCTGGCTCACATTGCTGAAATAATCGAGAAAAACGATGATGCTTCCCGTTTTCGAAAAGAGGTCAGGACAATGGTCGATCGAATAAACCAATGGGGTTGGGATGGTGAATGGTATTTGAGAGCGTATGATGATAGAGGTTTACCTGTGGGCTCAAAGCAAAACCAGGAAGGGAAAATATTTTTAGAAACTCAACCTTGGGCAATTATGTGTGGGTTAGCTGACACGGAACGAGGAAAGGCCGCTATGGATTCAGTAGAAAAATACCTGGCTACCCCTCATGGTATTATTCTCCAGAAGCCGGCCTTCACTCAGTTTTCTTTACATTTAGGAGAGTGTACATCCTATCCACCTGGTTTAAAGGAAAATGCCGGTATTTTTTGCCATCCAAATCCTTGGGCTATTATAGCTGAGTGTATATTAAAGAGAGCTGAAAAAGCCTGGAATTATTGGTTAACTATAAGCCCTTCTTCGAGAGAGGAAATTTCTGAAATTCACCGACAAGAACCTTATGTCTATGCTCAGATGATAGCTGGGCCTGATCATCCCCGGTTTGGTGAAGCAAAAAATTCTTGGTTGACCGGAACCGCTTCCTGGGCTTTGGTATCAGCTACTCAATGGATATTAGGGATTCGACCAGATTATCAAGGTTTAATCATCGACCCTTGTATTCCTGCCGATTGGCAGGATTTTCGGGTGCAACGTTGGTTTCGTGGCGTTCTATACACTATTGTGGTTGAGAGAAAACCAAATGAGAAGTATGAATTAAAAGTAGATGGAAATTTATTATCGGGTAAAACGATTCCAGTTTTTTCTCCAGGGAGCGAACATCGGGTTGAAGTTACTTTAGGTGAAGATTAA
- a CDS encoding extracellular solute-binding protein, which translates to MFKKIFLWSFMLVFCVSIAVQATESINFWLMPNAPDDIHIPWLNEAVAEFKEQTGISVTYEIVGWGDAWTRITSAIATGEGVDVFQVGTTWNPQFAATGGLTEIDINEFGGAGAFMKANYISTTYQDKTFGVPWFAETRALFYNKDMFQQAGVEPPQTYQELYEVGNRINEEFGKGRAISIAGTNAWDLLHNWAIVLWAHGGVLVDEQTKTALFNEAPGVEAMKWYVGLVANGYADEACAEYNQPQADSAFINGNVAMCFMGPWNIANIEVENPDLNYDVVEPPAGPVGRASFSGGSNLVILKASSNQEAAKQWIKFLLEKQNLVDYTQNLSHMLPALLEAYEDPYYESGVWKVFQTTLSYATAYPPLARWGDVENAVQEEFRNILTAYIARTYSDEKVQEYLDTAADRVNRALARD; encoded by the coding sequence ATGTTTAAAAAAATTTTCTTATGGTCTTTCATGTTGGTCTTTTGTGTGTCGATAGCGGTGCAAGCGACTGAATCCATCAACTTCTGGCTCATGCCCAATGCACCGGACGATATTCATATCCCTTGGTTGAACGAAGCTGTCGCTGAATTCAAAGAACAAACCGGTATCTCGGTTACCTATGAGATTGTTGGTTGGGGAGATGCCTGGACGCGAATCACCTCTGCTATCGCTACTGGTGAGGGTGTGGATGTTTTCCAAGTTGGAACAACTTGGAATCCTCAATTTGCAGCAACGGGTGGATTAACTGAAATTGACATCAATGAATTTGGTGGAGCCGGTGCTTTTATGAAGGCCAACTATATATCCACTACCTATCAAGACAAAACCTTTGGTGTCCCTTGGTTTGCTGAAACCCGAGCATTATTTTATAACAAGGACATGTTCCAGCAAGCTGGCGTGGAACCACCTCAGACCTATCAGGAACTCTACGAAGTTGGTAATCGGATTAACGAAGAATTTGGGAAAGGCCGGGCTATTTCAATTGCAGGAACCAATGCTTGGGATCTTCTTCATAATTGGGCGATCGTTCTTTGGGCTCATGGAGGAGTGTTGGTTGATGAGCAAACCAAGACGGCACTTTTTAATGAGGCTCCTGGTGTCGAAGCAATGAAATGGTATGTTGGCCTGGTAGCAAATGGTTATGCAGATGAAGCGTGTGCCGAGTACAACCAACCCCAAGCTGATTCGGCTTTCATCAACGGGAACGTGGCAATGTGTTTCATGGGTCCCTGGAATATTGCCAATATTGAGGTAGAAAACCCTGACCTCAACTACGACGTTGTAGAACCTCCCGCCGGCCCTGTTGGTCGAGCTTCTTTCTCAGGGGGTAGTAATTTAGTTATTCTCAAAGCCAGCTCCAATCAAGAGGCAGCAAAGCAATGGATCAAATTTCTTTTGGAAAAACAAAACCTGGTTGATTACACTCAAAATCTTTCACACATGTTACCTGCCCTTTTGGAAGCGTATGAAGACCCCTATTATGAGTCAGGAGTTTGGAAAGTTTTCCAAACCACCCTTTCCTATGCCACTGCTTATCCACCTTTAGCTCGATGGGGTGATGTTGAAAACGCTGTTCAAGAAGAATTTCGAAATATTCTGACTGCCTATATCGCAAGAACGTATTCTGATGAAAAAGTTCAAGAATATCTTGATACTGCTGCTGATAGGGTAAATCGAGCATTAGCTCGGGATTAA